A region from the Sulfurivermis fontis genome encodes:
- a CDS encoding Fe(3+) ABC transporter substrate-binding protein, whose protein sequence is MQLSRRLFLSAAALAAIVGLNGAALAAGEVNLYSARQEALIKPLLDQFTAETGIKVNLVSAKADALLQRLKSEGRNSPADVLLTVDAGNLHAARAAGVLQPVQSKVLEAAIPATFRDPAGHWFGLSLRARPIMYVKGRVDPAELSTYEALAEPKWKGRICIRSSDNVYNQSLVASMIATRGEAATEGWAKGFVANFARKPQGGDRDQLKAAVAGQCDIAIANTYYLAQMLESDKADEKAVAEQIGVFWPNQDERGTHVNISGAGVTAAAPNRANAVRLLEFLVSEAAQQWYAETNQEYPVRSGIPTSATLRAFGEFRADDVNMARLGEFNAAAVRLMDRAGWR, encoded by the coding sequence ATGCAACTGTCCCGTCGTCTGTTTCTGTCTGCCGCCGCGCTGGCGGCCATCGTCGGCCTCAACGGTGCGGCCCTCGCCGCCGGCGAGGTGAATCTGTACTCGGCCCGCCAGGAGGCGTTGATCAAGCCCCTGCTGGACCAGTTCACCGCCGAGACCGGCATCAAGGTCAACCTGGTGTCGGCCAAGGCCGACGCCCTGTTGCAGCGCCTGAAGAGCGAGGGGCGCAACAGCCCGGCCGATGTGTTGCTCACCGTCGACGCCGGCAATCTGCACGCGGCCCGGGCGGCCGGCGTGTTGCAGCCGGTGCAATCGAAGGTGTTGGAGGCGGCGATCCCCGCCACCTTCCGCGACCCGGCGGGCCACTGGTTCGGCCTGTCCCTGCGCGCCCGTCCCATCATGTACGTGAAGGGCAGGGTGGACCCCGCCGAACTGTCCACCTATGAGGCGCTGGCCGAGCCGAAGTGGAAGGGCCGCATCTGCATCCGTTCCTCCGACAACGTCTACAACCAGTCGCTGGTGGCCTCGATGATTGCCACCCGCGGCGAGGCCGCCACCGAGGGTTGGGCCAAGGGCTTTGTCGCCAACTTCGCGCGCAAGCCGCAGGGCGGCGACCGCGATCAGCTCAAGGCCGCGGTGGCGGGGCAGTGCGACATCGCCATCGCCAACACCTACTACCTGGCGCAGATGCTGGAATCGGACAAGGCGGACGAGAAGGCCGTGGCCGAGCAGATCGGCGTGTTTTGGCCCAATCAGGATGAGCGCGGCACCCACGTCAACATCAGCGGCGCTGGTGTCACCGCCGCCGCGCCCAATCGCGCCAACGCGGTGCGGTTGCTGGAGTTCCTTGTCAGTGAGGCGGCACAGCAGTGGTATGCCGAGACCAATCAGGAATATCCGGTACGCAGCGGCATTCCCACCAGCGCCACGCTGCGTGCCTTCGGCGAGTTCCGCGCCGACGATGTCAACATGGCCAGGCTGGGCGAGTTCAATGCGGCGGCGGTCAGGCTGATGGATCGCGCGGGTTGGCGTTAA
- the bioH gene encoding pimeloyl-ACP methyl ester esterase BioH: MIYVETTGRGPDLVLLHGWGLHGGIFRSVVPQLAAHHRLHLVDLPGHGRSTLPDADYTLENVARLVAAAVPENAGWLGWSLGGRIALAAAAQGASIARLILVGTNPCFTRRDDWPHGMPDAEFEQFAAAVRDDWEQTLQRFLAIQARGSERAREELRTLRQDLFAHGKPQPAALAGGLHILRDADLRMALPNIAQPALVLHGARDTLAPLAAAEYTAAHLPQGRLQVIASAGHAPFLSHPDAFLHTVEEFAHE, encoded by the coding sequence ATGATCTACGTCGAAACCACCGGCCGGGGTCCGGACCTGGTGCTGCTGCACGGCTGGGGCCTGCATGGCGGCATCTTCCGCAGCGTGGTGCCACAACTCGCCGCGCACCATCGTCTGCACCTCGTCGATCTGCCCGGCCACGGCCGCAGCACGCTGCCGGACGCGGACTACACCCTGGAAAATGTGGCGCGTCTCGTGGCTGCCGCCGTGCCGGAAAACGCCGGCTGGCTGGGCTGGTCGCTGGGCGGGCGCATCGCCCTCGCCGCGGCGGCGCAGGGCGCGTCCATCGCACGCCTGATCCTGGTCGGCACCAACCCCTGTTTCACCCGGCGCGACGACTGGCCGCACGGCATGCCGGACGCCGAGTTCGAACAGTTCGCCGCCGCGGTGCGCGACGACTGGGAACAGACGCTGCAACGCTTCCTCGCCATCCAGGCCCGCGGCTCGGAACGGGCGCGGGAAGAGTTGCGTACCCTGCGCCAGGACCTGTTTGCCCACGGCAAGCCGCAGCCCGCGGCACTGGCCGGCGGCCTGCATATCCTGCGCGACGCCGATCTGCGCATGGCACTGCCCAACATCGCGCAGCCGGCGCTGGTGCTGCACGGCGCGCGCGACACCCTCGCACCGCTCGCCGCGGCGGAATACACCGCAGCCCATCTGCCGCAGGGAAGATTGCAGGTCATCGCCAGCGCCGGCCATGCGCCGTTCCTGTCGCACCCCGACGCATTCCTGCACACCGTGGAAGAATTTGCCCATGAGTGA
- a CDS encoding UbiA family prenyltransferase, translated as MKPLERIKPVLPWLRLMRLYRPADLGLLWLLGLWGLWLGSDGRPAVSALTLLLLALLALRALGWLAHDLATALLAHPRHSAVEVLRGLPLPLRWLAGGELLLALVPLLLLGWPTLVIALCATTLGMAFLVLRRRTFLGELLLALALACATLAGFTASGALPGKTAWLVYTAAVLWSGAALIQYAALHLQQHARLGIKSITMLFGRADRWLIALLQLFALAALGLAVHQEKLGVFMHLALAVGLALGLYQQYLMAGASETGYRRAWLNNLWFGLALFCGIAFSYLCRCPT; from the coding sequence ATGAAACCGCTGGAGCGGATCAAGCCCGTGCTGCCCTGGCTGCGCCTGATGCGGCTGTACCGGCCAGCCGACCTGGGCCTGTTGTGGTTGCTGGGGCTGTGGGGACTGTGGCTGGGCAGCGACGGCCGGCCGGCCGTGAGCGCGCTCACCCTGCTGCTGTTGGCCCTGCTCGCCCTGCGTGCCCTCGGCTGGCTGGCGCACGATCTGGCCACCGCGCTGCTGGCCCATCCGCGCCACAGTGCCGTGGAGGTACTGCGCGGACTGCCCCTGCCGCTGCGCTGGCTGGCGGGCGGCGAACTGCTGCTGGCGCTGGTACCGTTGCTGCTGCTCGGCTGGCCCACCCTGGTGATCGCCCTGTGCGCGACAACCCTCGGGATGGCGTTTCTCGTCCTGCGCCGCCGCACCTTTCTCGGCGAACTGCTGCTCGCCCTGGCCCTGGCCTGCGCCACCCTGGCCGGCTTCACCGCCAGCGGCGCCCTGCCCGGCAAGACCGCCTGGCTGGTCTACACCGCCGCCGTGCTGTGGAGTGGCGCGGCCCTGATCCAGTACGCCGCGCTGCACCTGCAACAGCACGCCCGCCTCGGCATCAAGAGCATCACCATGCTGTTCGGCCGCGCCGACCGCTGGCTCATCGCCCTGCTCCAGCTCTTCGCCCTCGCCGCCCTCGGCCTCGCCGTACACCAGGAAAAGCTGGGCGTCTTCATGCACCTCGCCCTTGCCGTCGGCCTCGCCCTCGGCCTGTACCAGCAGTACCTCATGGCCGGCGCCAGCGAAACCGGCTACCGCCGCGCCTGGCTCAACAACCTCTGGTTCGGCCTCGCCCTGTTCTGCGGCATCGCCTTTTCCTATCTGTGCCGCTGTCCGACATAA
- a CDS encoding chorismate--pyruvate lyase family protein, producing MDNYGKHSTEPVWHAPRRLLRSAVPAAIWSWLLDPSSLTRRLQRACGDGFRVQVLQQRWELPQLSEARVLGIKAGHHVLIREVRLLCGDKPWVFARTAIPAATLTGRERRLRHLGTRPLGGLLFRDPSMRRGELEIARIHRGQPLFRLACAGLETPPAELWGRRSLFFLHDKPLLVCEMFLPGVGEE from the coding sequence TTGGATAACTACGGCAAACACAGCACCGAACCCGTCTGGCATGCGCCGCGCCGCCTGCTGCGCAGCGCCGTGCCGGCTGCCATCTGGTCCTGGCTGCTCGACCCCTCGTCGCTGACGCGGCGCCTGCAACGGGCCTGCGGCGATGGTTTCCGCGTCCAGGTGCTGCAACAACGCTGGGAACTGCCGCAACTGAGCGAGGCGCGCGTGCTCGGCATCAAGGCCGGACACCATGTCCTGATACGCGAGGTACGCCTACTGTGCGGCGACAAGCCCTGGGTGTTCGCACGCACCGCCATTCCCGCCGCCACCCTCACCGGCCGTGAACGCCGCCTCCGCCACCTCGGCACGCGCCCCCTGGGCGGCCTGCTGTTCCGCGACCCCAGCATGCGCCGCGGTGAGCTGGAGATCGCCCGCATCCATCGCGGCCAGCCGCTGTTCCGCCTCGCCTGCGCCGGGCTGGAAACGCCGCCGGCGGAGCTGTGGGGGCGGCGCTCGCTGTTCTTTCTCCACGACAAGCCGCTACTGGTGTGCGAGATGTTTCTCCCGGGAGTGGGCGAAGAATGA
- the bioB gene encoding biotin synthase BioB: MPQAAHRQAASDLRHDWKVAEVEALFSTPFMELLFQAQQVHRRHFDPSVIQASSLLNIKTGGCAENCGYCSQSAHHEKKVKLERDTLMEVDVVVAEAQKAKDSGATRFCMGAAWRNPRDEQLDVVLEMIRQVKAMGLETCVTLGMLTAAQVAKLKEAGLDYYNHNLDTSREYYDKVVTTRTYDERLDTLAEVRKAGINVCAGGIMGMGESRTDRAALLAELANLPEHPQSVPINLLVKVPGTPLADSPDLDIFEFIRTIAVARIIMPQSYVRLSAGRQNMHDEAQALCFLAGANSIFYGDRLLTTDNATINHDRDLFRRLDLTPAA; this comes from the coding sequence ATGCCCCAGGCCGCCCATCGCCAAGCCGCTTCCGACCTGCGCCACGACTGGAAGGTCGCCGAGGTCGAGGCGCTGTTCAGCACGCCGTTCATGGAACTGCTGTTTCAGGCCCAGCAGGTACATCGCCGGCACTTCGACCCCTCGGTAATCCAGGCCTCCAGTCTGCTCAACATCAAGACCGGCGGCTGCGCCGAGAACTGCGGCTACTGCTCGCAGAGCGCACACCACGAGAAGAAGGTGAAGCTGGAGCGCGACACCCTGATGGAGGTCGACGTGGTGGTGGCCGAGGCGCAGAAGGCGAAGGACAGTGGTGCCACCCGTTTCTGCATGGGCGCGGCCTGGCGTAACCCGCGTGACGAACAGCTCGACGTGGTGCTGGAGATGATCCGCCAGGTGAAGGCCATGGGCCTGGAGACCTGCGTGACGCTGGGCATGCTCACCGCCGCACAGGTGGCGAAGCTGAAAGAGGCCGGCCTCGACTATTACAACCACAATCTCGACACCTCGCGCGAGTACTACGACAAGGTGGTCACCACCCGCACCTACGACGAGCGCCTCGATACCCTGGCCGAGGTGCGCAAGGCCGGCATCAACGTCTGCGCCGGCGGCATCATGGGCATGGGCGAATCGCGCACCGATCGCGCCGCGCTGCTGGCGGAACTGGCCAACCTGCCGGAGCATCCGCAGAGCGTGCCCATCAACCTGCTGGTGAAGGTGCCGGGCACGCCGCTGGCCGACAGCCCCGATCTCGACATCTTCGAATTCATCCGCACCATCGCCGTGGCGCGCATCATCATGCCGCAGTCCTACGTGCGCCTGTCGGCCGGGCGGCAGAACATGCACGACGAGGCGCAGGCGCTGTGCTTCCTCGCCGGCGCCAATTCGATCTTCTACGGCGATCGCCTGCTCACCACCGACAACGCAACGATCAACCACGACCGCGATCTGTTCCGCCGTCTCGACCTGACGCCGGCGGCGTGA
- a CDS encoding ABC transporter ATP-binding protein has product MTKLLDVENIDVGYGHHTVVFDAALHLKQGAIGCLLGPSGCGKTTLLRAIAGFEPVRSGRILLAGDEVSRAGWTLPPEKRQVGMVFQDFALFPHLTVADNVAFGIRRWPADKRAARVQELLQLVGLPQYGKSYPHALSGGQQQRVALARALAPKPRLLLLDEPFSSMDVELRESLAREVRTILKHEGITGLMVTHDQFEAFAIADRIAVMHGGRILQWDTAYNLYHQPADRQVADFIGQGVLLQGMVVGETMVETPLGPIAGKVPEGCRKDCPVDVLIRPDDLMLDPASALQAEVIDKAFRGAVFLYTLRLPSGATVLCQAPSHHDHTIGERVGLRPDFDHLAVFPRHP; this is encoded by the coding sequence ATGACGAAGCTGCTGGATGTAGAAAACATCGATGTCGGCTACGGCCACCACACCGTGGTGTTCGACGCCGCGCTGCACCTGAAGCAGGGCGCCATCGGCTGTCTGCTGGGGCCGAGCGGTTGCGGCAAGACCACCCTGCTGCGCGCCATCGCCGGATTCGAGCCGGTGCGAAGTGGCCGCATCCTGCTGGCCGGCGACGAAGTGAGCCGCGCCGGCTGGACCCTGCCGCCGGAGAAGCGCCAGGTGGGGATGGTGTTTCAGGATTTCGCGCTGTTTCCCCATCTCACCGTCGCCGACAACGTCGCCTTCGGCATCCGCCGCTGGCCCGCCGACAAGCGCGCCGCGCGCGTGCAGGAACTGCTGCAACTGGTCGGTCTGCCGCAGTACGGCAAGAGCTATCCGCACGCCCTGTCCGGCGGCCAGCAGCAGCGTGTGGCCCTGGCGCGCGCCCTGGCGCCGAAGCCGCGCCTGCTGCTGCTCGACGAGCCCTTCTCCAGCATGGACGTGGAGCTGCGCGAATCGCTGGCGCGCGAGGTGCGCACCATCCTCAAGCACGAGGGCATCACCGGGCTGATGGTGACGCACGATCAGTTCGAGGCCTTCGCCATCGCCGATCGCATCGCCGTGATGCACGGCGGCCGCATCCTGCAATGGGACACCGCCTACAACCTCTATCATCAGCCTGCCGATCGCCAGGTGGCCGACTTCATCGGCCAGGGCGTGCTGCTCCAGGGCATGGTGGTGGGCGAGACCATGGTGGAAACGCCGCTCGGCCCCATCGCCGGCAAGGTGCCGGAAGGTTGTCGCAAGGACTGCCCGGTGGATGTGCTTATCCGCCCAGACGATCTGATGCTCGATCCGGCCAGCGCGTTGCAGGCCGAGGTGATCGACAAGGCCTTCCGCGGCGCGGTGTTTCTCTACACCCTGCGACTGCCCAGCGGTGCCACCGTGTTGTGTCAGGCGCCCAGCCATCATGACCACACCATTGGCGAGCGCGTCGGCCTGCGGCCCGACTTCGATCATCTCGCCGTGTTCCCGCGCCACCCGTAA
- a CDS encoding ABC transporter permease encodes MTSLTAALPAIKTLPRPDPWRSGVVLAALLLALPVIVVFSFVFVPAGEVWLHLKETVLQEYVTNSLVLLFGVGVGVLAIGIPAAWMVSLCEFPGRRVFEWALLLPMAMPAYIIAYTYTGMLDFAGPVQTQLRDWFGWSYGDYWFPDLRTLPGAVLMLSLVLYPYVYLLSRAAFLEQSICVLEVSRTLGAGPWTGFGRVALPLARPAIITGLSLALMETLADYGTVQYFGLATFTTGIFRTWFGLGDPAAAAQLSAVLMSFVFVLILLERWSRRRARFHHTSTRYSHLPRYQLRGWWRAGAIVGCSIPVAFGFLLPAAQLAAWAVDTNAAWLKMDFLVLVGNSLLLAAITAVLAVALALLMAYGRRLRPSPTVGLAVRVASMGYAVPGTVIAVGVILPFAWLDNTVDAFMRAQFGVSTGLILSGTLVALVFAYCVRFLAVSLNTVEAGLGKIKPSMDDAARCLGLAPARVLREVHMPIMRGSLLTALLLVFVDVLKELPATLILRPFNFNTLAVRAFELASDERLADSASAALAIVLAGIVPVILLSRTIGRSRPGQDQTVC; translated from the coding sequence ATGACTTCTCTTACTGCCGCGCTCCCCGCCATTAAAACGCTGCCCCGCCCCGACCCGTGGCGCAGCGGCGTGGTGCTGGCCGCGCTGTTGCTGGCGCTGCCGGTGATCGTGGTGTTCAGTTTCGTCTTCGTGCCGGCCGGCGAGGTGTGGCTGCACCTGAAGGAAACGGTGTTGCAGGAGTACGTCACCAACTCGCTGGTGCTGCTGTTCGGCGTCGGTGTCGGCGTGCTGGCCATCGGCATCCCGGCGGCGTGGATGGTGAGCCTGTGCGAGTTTCCGGGGCGGCGTGTATTCGAGTGGGCGCTGCTGCTGCCGATGGCGATGCCGGCCTACATCATCGCCTACACCTACACCGGCATGCTGGATTTCGCCGGCCCGGTGCAGACGCAGCTGCGCGACTGGTTCGGCTGGAGTTACGGCGATTACTGGTTCCCCGATCTGCGCACCCTGCCCGGCGCGGTGCTGATGCTGTCGCTGGTGCTGTATCCGTATGTCTATCTGCTGTCGCGTGCGGCATTTCTGGAGCAGTCGATCTGCGTGCTGGAGGTATCGCGTACCCTGGGTGCCGGGCCGTGGACGGGCTTCGGCCGCGTTGCGCTGCCGCTGGCGCGGCCGGCGATCATCACCGGCCTGTCGCTGGCGCTGATGGAAACCCTGGCCGATTACGGCACGGTGCAGTACTTCGGCCTCGCCACCTTCACCACCGGCATCTTCCGCACCTGGTTCGGCCTCGGCGACCCGGCCGCCGCCGCGCAATTGTCGGCGGTGCTGATGAGCTTCGTGTTCGTGCTGATCCTGCTGGAGCGCTGGTCGCGCCGCCGTGCGCGCTTTCATCACACCAGCACGCGCTACTCGCATCTGCCGCGCTATCAGTTGCGCGGCTGGTGGCGTGCCGGCGCCATCGTCGGCTGCTCCATTCCGGTTGCCTTCGGTTTTCTGTTGCCGGCGGCGCAGCTCGCGGCCTGGGCGGTGGATACCAACGCAGCCTGGCTCAAGATGGATTTCCTCGTCCTGGTGGGCAACAGCCTGCTGTTGGCGGCGATCACCGCGGTGCTTGCGGTGGCGCTGGCCCTGCTGATGGCCTACGGCCGTCGCCTGCGCCCGTCGCCGACGGTGGGTCTCGCCGTGCGTGTGGCGAGCATGGGCTATGCGGTGCCGGGCACGGTCATTGCCGTCGGCGTGATCCTGCCCTTCGCCTGGCTGGACAACACCGTAGACGCCTTCATGCGCGCGCAGTTCGGTGTTTCCACCGGCCTGATACTTTCCGGCACGCTGGTGGCGCTGGTGTTCGCCTACTGCGTGCGCTTTCTCGCCGTCTCGCTCAACACCGTCGAAGCGGGTCTCGGCAAGATCAAGCCATCCATGGACGATGCCGCGCGCTGTCTCGGCCTCGCCCCTGCGCGCGTGCTGCGCGAGGTGCACATGCCGATCATGCGCGGCAGCCTGCTCACCGCACTGCTGCTGGTGTTCGTCGATGTGTTGAAAGAGCTGCCGGCGACGCTGATCCTGCGGCCGTTCAACTTCAACACCCTGGCAGTGCGCGCCTTCGAGCTGGCCTCCGACGAGCGCCTGGCCGATTCCGCCAGTGCCGCGCTGGCCATCGTGCTGGCCGGCATCGTGCCGGTGATCCTGCTGTCGCGCACCATCGGCCGCTCGCGGCCGGGACAAGACCAGACCGTGTGCTGA
- the bioC gene encoding malonyl-ACP O-methyltransferase BioC: MSDLPLPDKRLVRAAFEKAAARYDEAAVLQREIGTRLLERLELMKIAPRRVLEVGSGTGFCSTQLAARYATAEFIALDIAHGMLRHARTRFGWWQRLRRSPAFICADAESLPLMEASVDLLFSNVTLQWCNDPDATFAEFRRVLKPGGLLLFSTFGPDTLKELRAAWRAVDDAMHVNMFIDMHDLGDGLLRNGFADPVMDREDIVLTYGDARTLMSDLKTIGAHNVNRGRHGGLTGKNRLNAMLTAYEQFRRDGRLPASYEIVYGHAWAPLTPRQQQTRDGSIAIPFAQLLAELRQRR, from the coding sequence ATGAGTGATCTGCCGCTGCCCGACAAACGCCTGGTGCGCGCCGCCTTCGAGAAGGCGGCTGCACGTTATGACGAGGCGGCGGTGTTGCAACGCGAGATCGGCACGCGCCTTTTGGAGCGCCTGGAGCTGATGAAGATCGCGCCCCGGCGCGTGCTGGAGGTGGGCAGCGGTACCGGCTTTTGCAGTACGCAGTTGGCCGCGCGCTATGCAACGGCAGAGTTCATCGCCCTCGATATCGCCCACGGCATGCTGCGACACGCGCGCACCCGCTTCGGCTGGTGGCAACGCCTGCGCCGTAGCCCCGCCTTCATCTGTGCCGATGCCGAGTCCCTGCCGCTGATGGAGGCCTCGGTGGACCTGCTGTTTTCCAACGTCACCCTCCAGTGGTGCAACGATCCCGACGCCACCTTCGCGGAGTTCCGCCGCGTGCTGAAACCGGGCGGCCTGCTGCTGTTCTCCACCTTCGGCCCCGACACCCTGAAGGAGTTGCGCGCCGCCTGGCGTGCAGTGGACGATGCCATGCACGTGAATATGTTCATCGACATGCATGATCTGGGTGATGGTCTGCTGCGCAATGGTTTCGCCGATCCGGTCATGGACCGCGAGGACATCGTGCTGACCTATGGCGACGCGCGCACCCTGATGAGCGACCTCAAGACCATCGGCGCGCACAATGTCAATCGCGGCCGCCACGGCGGCCTCACCGGCAAGAACAGGCTCAACGCCATGCTGACCGCCTACGAACAGTTCCGCCGCGACGGCCGCCTGCCGGCCAGCTATGAAATCGTCTACGGCCATGCCTGGGCGCCGCTGACGCCGCGCCAGCAACAGACGCGCGACGGCAGCATCGCAATACCCTTCGCCCAGTTACTGGCCGAACTGAGGCAGAGACGCTGA
- a CDS encoding ComF family protein: MAPLLYRPPLDWLIQGFKFNQRLPPGRLLGQLLAQHLAGQIITPPELIVPVPLHPARLRERGYNQALELARPLARRFGIPLAHGLVRRVRATATQSLLPAGERRRNVRGAFALRRPLAARHVAIVDDVIATGSTVAELARVLRRAGAERIEVWAVARAGR; encoded by the coding sequence GTGGCACCGTTGCTGTACCGTCCGCCGCTGGACTGGCTGATACAGGGCTTCAAGTTCAACCAGCGCCTGCCGCCGGGGCGTTTGCTGGGGCAATTGCTGGCGCAACACCTGGCGGGACAGATCATTACCCCGCCCGAACTGATCGTGCCGGTGCCGCTGCACCCGGCACGGCTGCGCGAACGCGGCTACAACCAGGCGCTGGAACTGGCACGGCCCCTGGCCCGCCGGTTCGGCATCCCCCTGGCGCACGGGTTGGTGCGGCGCGTGCGCGCCACCGCCACCCAGTCCCTGCTCCCGGCCGGGGAACGGCGCCGCAACGTGCGCGGTGCCTTTGCCCTGCGCCGGCCCCTGGCCGCCCGGCATGTGGCGATCGTCGACGACGTCATTGCCACCGGCTCCACCGTGGCCGAACTGGCGCGAGTACTGCGCCGCGCCGGGGCGGAGCGCATCGAGGTGTGGGCGGTGGCACGGGCGGGGCGGTGA
- the bioF gene encoding 8-amino-7-oxononanoate synthase, with protein MNELEQELARREAAHLYRRRRVVDSAQGAEIMVDGRPLLSFCSNDYLGLANHPTVIAAMQQGAAQYGVGSGAAHLVTGHTTPHHLLEEELAEFTGYPRALLFSTGYMANLGAVSALCGAGDAVFEDRLNHASLLDAGLLSRARLQRFPHGDVAALSARLAESKARRQLIVTDGVFSMDGDIAPLRELAASAKQNGAWLMMDDAHGLGVIGEHGRGSMEVCGLTPHELPLLVGTLGKGFGSFGAFVAASEVIIETLIQQARPYIYTTALPPAVAEATRASLRIIRSDEGAERRGHLAALVQRFRQGALQLGLTLMESPTAIQPLLVGYAGKAVQLSEALLAKGILISAIRPPTVPEGTARLRITFSAAHTAAQVDALLDALQHIALPLLREGP; from the coding sequence ATGAACGAACTCGAACAGGAACTGGCACGACGCGAGGCGGCGCATCTGTACCGCCGCCGCCGCGTCGTCGACTCGGCCCAGGGCGCGGAGATCATGGTCGATGGCCGCCCGCTGCTGTCGTTCTGTTCCAATGACTATCTCGGCCTGGCCAATCACCCCACGGTGATCGCCGCCATGCAGCAGGGCGCGGCACAGTACGGTGTCGGCTCCGGCGCGGCGCACCTGGTGACCGGCCACACGACGCCGCACCACCTGCTCGAAGAGGAGTTGGCCGAATTCACCGGTTATCCGCGCGCCCTGCTGTTCTCCACCGGCTACATGGCCAACCTCGGCGCGGTGAGTGCGCTGTGCGGCGCCGGCGATGCGGTGTTCGAGGATCGCCTCAATCACGCCTCGCTGCTCGATGCCGGCCTACTGTCGCGCGCGCGCCTGCAGCGCTTTCCGCACGGTGATGTGGCGGCGCTGTCCGCACGGCTCGCGGAAAGCAAGGCCCGGCGCCAGCTGATCGTCACCGACGGCGTGTTCAGCATGGACGGCGACATCGCGCCGCTACGTGAGCTGGCCGCGAGTGCAAAGCAAAATGGCGCGTGGCTGATGATGGATGATGCCCATGGCCTCGGCGTGATAGGAGAGCATGGCCGCGGCTCGATGGAGGTATGCGGCCTCACGCCGCACGAACTGCCGCTGCTGGTGGGCACCCTCGGCAAGGGCTTCGGCAGCTTCGGCGCCTTCGTTGCCGCGAGTGAGGTGATCATCGAAACGCTGATCCAGCAGGCGCGGCCCTACATCTACACCACTGCCCTGCCGCCGGCGGTGGCCGAGGCCACGCGCGCCAGCCTGCGCATCATCCGATCCGACGAAGGCGCCGAGCGCCGCGGCCATCTCGCCGCATTGGTGCAGCGTTTCCGTCAGGGTGCGCTGCAACTCGGACTCACGCTGATGGAGTCACCGACGGCGATCCAGCCGCTGCTGGTGGGCTATGCCGGCAAGGCGGTACAACTGTCGGAGGCACTGCTGGCAAAGGGCATCCTGATCAGCGCCATCCGCCCGCCCACCGTGCCCGAAGGCACGGCACGCCTGCGCATCACCTTCTCCGCCGCCCACACCGCGGCACAGGTGGACGCACTGCTCGATGCCCTGCAACACATCGCACTGCCGCTGCTGCGCGAGGGTCCATGA
- a CDS encoding protein disulfide oxidoreductase: MNSVLIRLRTWLAPRRLLRLGGELLLLLIFLLAVEAYLTRDAARGPAPALAATLSDGRAFDLAQLRGAPALVYFWGTWCPVCRAEQGTIDALAQDVPLLTVAMQSGTAPEVNQYLTQHGLRWATVADEDGDIARQWGVTGVPAVFVIDGAGEIRFVTRGYTTGWGLRLRLWWAGL, translated from the coding sequence ATGAACTCAGTACTTATCCGCCTACGCACTTGGCTCGCCCCGCGCCGCCTGTTGCGCCTCGGCGGCGAGCTGTTGTTGCTGCTGATCTTTCTGCTCGCTGTCGAGGCCTATCTCACCCGTGATGCCGCGCGTGGTCCGGCGCCGGCCCTGGCGGCAACACTGAGTGACGGCCGTGCATTTGATCTGGCGCAGCTGCGCGGTGCGCCGGCGCTGGTGTATTTCTGGGGCACGTGGTGTCCGGTGTGCCGCGCGGAACAGGGGACCATCGATGCCCTGGCGCAGGATGTGCCGTTGCTCACGGTGGCGATGCAGTCGGGCACGGCGCCGGAAGTGAATCAGTACCTGACGCAGCATGGCCTGCGCTGGGCGACGGTGGCGGATGAAGATGGTGATATCGCGCGGCAGTGGGGCGTGACCGGCGTACCGGCGGTATTCGTGATCGATGGTGCGGGCGAAATCCGTTTCGTCACCCGCGGCTATACCACCGGCTGGGGGCTGCGCCTGCGTTTGTGGTGGGCGGGTTTGTAG